The proteins below come from a single Hirundo rustica isolate bHirRus1 chromosome 6, bHirRus1.pri.v3, whole genome shotgun sequence genomic window:
- the BTBD7 gene encoding BTB/POZ domain-containing protein 7 isoform X2: MGANASNYPHSCSPRVGGNSQAQQTFIGTSSYSHQGFGCESKLYSLDHGHEKPQDKKKKTSGLATLKKKFIKRRKSSRSADHAKQMRELLSGWDVRDVNALVEEYEGTSALKELYLQANLARPEARTLQKDMAELYQYKYCTDVDLIFQETCFPVHRAILAARCPFFKTLLSSSPEYGAEIIMDINTAGIDMPMFSALLHYLYTGEFGMEDSRFQNVDILVQLSEEFGTPNSLDVDMRALFDYMCYYDVVLSFSSNSDLVETFGGSQNCLDEELRAHKAIISSRSPFFRHLLQRRIRTGEEITDRTLRTPTRIILDESIIPKKYAKVILNCMYTDVVDLSVLHSSPSVGSLSEVQALVAGKLNMTRAEEAMELYHIALFLEFNMLAQGCEDIIAESISLDTLIAILKWSSQPYGSKWVHRQALHFLCEEFTQVMTSEVFYELSKDHLLTAIQSDYLQASEQDILKYLIKWGEHQLMKRIADREPNLLSGTAHSVNKRGVKRRDLDIEELREILSPLLPFVRIEHILPMNSEVLSDAMKRGLISTPPSDMLPTSEGGKSNAWLRQKNAGIYVRPRLFSPYVEEAKILMKFHRKQSNVLRETSLVSSQFAGPAPRQPSWQADGKSVLDEMMVEQTDLVRLRMVRMSNVPDTLYMVNNAVPQCCHVITHQQVSTNQTSPPSVIANEIPVPNLLVVKEMIKRLQELRHTEQVQRAYALNCGEGATVSYEIQIRVLREFGLSDAAAELLQNPHKFFPDERFGDESPLLTVRQSGRCRVNSTPTAETMFTELDSFVAFHPPLPPPPPPYHPPATPIHNQFKVGWKQRVPSQHPSRSFSYPCNHSLFHSRTAPKAAPPVYLPGVKAAPPDCTNTAALGRQTVAAAAAVMAAEKQCTQPLLNELMPDIAMGVSAMSLKDRRLPELTVDTELSQAVTEVGPGPPQHISCIQNRHMPTSRKKHAIEQKIDARENPQEYPDFYDFSNAACRPSTPAPNRHSPLPSQGIYFGPDLYSHNKASPSGLKSAYLPSQISPKKQEDSRREYLLSHDGHQHRQKNEPIHLDVLEQPPQRLDLALAAQENAGNGPVHVRGRAKVETDLTYGLTSNRPSLSAYNSDVPEERPGRRLADDEPLEHGAQRNADLEREDGVSRGRRSPNKPDFLYKKSAL, encoded by the exons ATGGGTGCTAATGCATCTAACTACCCTCACTCATGTTCCCCAAGGGTAGGGGGAAATTCACAGGCACAACAGACATTCATAG GGACATCATCCTACTCTCATCAAGGTTTTGGCTGTGAATCGAAGCTGTATAGCCTTGACCATGGCCACGAGAAACCTcaagacaagaaaaagaaaacctctggTCTTGCCACCCTCAAAAAGAAATTCATTAAGCGTCGGAAATCGAGCCGATCTGCTGACCACGCCAAGCAGATGCGTGAACTCCTCTCAGGCTGGGATGTCAGAGATGTTAATGCATTAGTAGAAGAATACGAAGGAACGTCGGCCTTAAAGGAACTTTATCTACAAGCTAATTTGGCGAGACCAGAAGCCAGGACGCTACAAAAAGACATGGCTGAACTTTATCAATACAAATATTGTACTGATGTAGACTTAATATTTCAAGAAACTTGTTTTCCTGTGCATCGTGCGATATTGGCGGCAAGGTGTCCATTTTTTAAGACGCTGCTTTCTTCGTCACCAGAGTACGGGGCAGAAATAATAATGGATATTAACACAGCTGGCATAGATATGCCtatgttttctgctttgttacACTACCTTTACACGGGCGAGTTTGGCATGGAGGATTCGAGATTCCAAAACGTTGATATTCTTGTGCAGCTTAGTGAAGAATTTGGAACGCCAAATTCCTTAGATGTTGACATGCGCGCCCTGTTTGATTATATGTGCTACTACGATGTGGTTCTTAGCTTTTCATCCAACTCTGACTTAGTTGAAACTTTTGGTGGGAGTCAGAACTGTCTAGATGAAGAGCTCAGAGCTCACAAAGCTATTATTTCGTCACGGTCTCCCTTTTTCCGTCACTTGCTGCAGAGGAGGATACGAACTGGTGAAGAAATCACAGACCGAACTCTACGGACTCCAACTAGAATTATATTGGATGAGTCTATCATACCAAAAAAATACGCTAAGGTCATTTTGAACTGTATGTATACAGATGTGGTGGACCTCTCTGTTTTGCACTCCAGTCCTTCGGTGGGCAGTTTAAGTGAAGTTCAGGCTCTTGTAGCAGGAAAACTAAACATGACTAGGGCAGAAGAGGCTATGGAGCTTTATCACATAGCACTGTTCTTGGAGTTTAACATGCTTGCACAAG GCTGTGAAGATATTATTGCTGAGAGCATCTCTCTGGACACCTTAATTGCCATTCTGAAGTGGAGCTCTCAGCCGTACGGTTCCAAGTGGGTACATCGCCAAGCGCTGCATTTCCTCTGTGAGGAGTTTACCCAGGTCATGACTTCAGAGGTCTTCTACGAGCTCAGCAAGGACCACCTGCTCACAGCTATTCAGTCTGACTATTTACAG GCAAGTGAACAAGATATTCTTAAATATCTGATTAAATGGGGAGAACACCAGTTGATGAAGAGGATAGCAGATCGAG AGCCTAATTTACTCAGTGGTACTGCTCACAGTGTGAATAAAAGAGGTGTGAAAAGGAGAGATCTTGACATTGAAGAGTTGAGGGAGATCCTGTCTCCACTTTTACCTTTTGTCCGCATTGAGCACATCTTACCCATGAACAGTGAAGTACTGAGTGATGCA ATGAAGAGAGGCCTGATTAGTACTCCTCCTTCAGACATGCTACCAACATCAGAAGGTGGAAAGTCAAATGCCTGGCTGCGGCAAAAAAATGCTGGAATATATGTGCGGCCAAGACTGTTCTCGCCATATGTGGAGGAGGCTAAG ATCTTGATGAAATTCCACCGGAAACAAAGCAACGTTCTGAGGGAAACCTCCCTGGTTTCCAGCCAGTTTGCCGGCCCAGCTCCTCGGCAGCCCTCCTGGCAGGCGGATGGCAAG TCGGTGCTGGACGAGATGATGGTGGAGCAAACGGACCTGGTTCGCCTGCGCATGGTGCGCATGTCCAACGTGCCCGACACGCTGTACATGGTGAACAACGCCGTGCCGCAGTGCTGCCACGTGATCACCCACCAGCAAGTCAGCACGAACCAGACCAGCCCTCCCTCAGTTATAGCCAACGAGATCCCAG TCCCCAATCTCCTGGTTGTGAAAGAGATGATCAAGCGGCTGCAGGAGCTGCGCCACACCGAGCAGGTGCAAAGAGCCTACGCGCTCAACTGTGGGGAGGGCGCCACGGTCAGTTACGAGATCCAGATCCGTGTGCTGCGGGAGTTCGGGCTGTCCGacgctgctgctgagctcctgcag AATCCTCACAAATTCTTTCCTGATGAGCGATTTGGGGATGAAAGCCCACTGCTGACAGTGAGACAGTCCGGACGATGTCGCGTCAACAGCACTCCCACTGCAGAAACCATGTTTACAGAACTGGACTCTTTCGTGGCCTTCCATCCCCCATTGCCCCCTCCTCCACCTCCATACCATCCACCAGCAACTCCTATTCATAACCAGTTCAAAGTGGGCTGGAAACAAAGGGTGCCAAGTCAACATCCCTCGCGTTCCTTTTCCTACCCGTGTAACCACTCGCTGTTCCACTCGCGGACGGCCCCCAAAGCCGCGCCGCCCGTTTACCTGCCCGGCGTGAAGGCGGCGCCTCCCGACTGCACCAACACCGCCGCTCTGGGCCGGCAGacggtggcggcggcggcagcagtgATGGCAGCTGAGAAACAG tgtaCACAGCCCTTGCTGAATGAACTGATGCCAGACATCGCAATGGGTGTGTCAGCAATGTCTCTGAAAGACAGAAGATTACCGGAGCTCACAGTGGACACGGAGCTGAGCCAGGCGGTTACAGAGGTAGGCCCCGGCCCACCCCAGCACATTTCATGTATTCAGAACAGACACATGCCTACTTCTCGGAAAAAACATGCAATAGAGCAAAAAATAGATGCTCGAGAAAATCCGCAGGAATATCCTGACTTCTATGACTTCTCTAATGCTGCATGCAGACCCTCTACTCCAGCACCCAACAGGCACAGTCCTTTGCCTTCACAAGGCATTTATTTTGGCCCAGATTTGTACAGCCACAATAAGGCATCACCAAGTGGCTTAAAGTCAGCCTATCTACCTTCCCAGATATCTCCCAAAAAGCAAGAGGATTCTAGGAGGGAATACCTGCTCTCACATGATGGGCATCAACACAGGCAAAAGAATGAGCCAATACACCTCGATGTCTTAGAACAACCTCCCCAGCGACTGGACTTGGCACTGGCTGCCCAGGAGAACGCTGGGAATGGCCCTGTTCACGTCAGGGGAAGAGCAAAAGTGGAAACGGATTTAACCTATGGGCTAACCTCCAACAGACCTTCACTCTCTGCGTACAACTCTGACGTGCCCGAAGAGAGACCCGGTAGGAGACTGGCAGATGATGAGCCATTGGAACACGGagcacagagaaatgcagatttGGAAAGGGAAGATGGAGtaagcagaggaaggaggtctCCAAACAAACCAGACTTCCTGTACAAAAAATCTGCCCTATGA
- the BTBD7 gene encoding BTB/POZ domain-containing protein 7 isoform X1 — protein MGANASNYPHSCSPRVGGNSQAQQTFIGTSSYSHQGFGCESKLYSLDHGHEKPQDKKKKTSGLATLKKKFIKRRKSSRSADHAKQMRELLSGWDVRDVNALVEEYEGTSALKELYLQANLARPEARTLQKDMAELYQYKYCTDVDLIFQETCFPVHRAILAARCPFFKTLLSSSPEYGAEIIMDINTAGIDMPMFSALLHYLYTGEFGMEDSRFQNVDILVQLSEEFGTPNSLDVDMRALFDYMCYYDVVLSFSSNSDLVETFGGSQNCLDEELRAHKAIISSRSPFFRHLLQRRIRTGEEITDRTLRTPTRIILDESIIPKKYAKVILNCMYTDVVDLSVLHSSPSVGSLSEVQALVAGKLNMTRAEEAMELYHIALFLEFNMLAQGCEDIIAESISLDTLIAILKWSSQPYGSKWVHRQALHFLCEEFTQVMTSEVFYELSKDHLLTAIQSDYLQASEQDILKYLIKWGEHQLMKRIADREPNLLSGTAHSVNKRGVKRRDLDIEELREILSPLLPFVRIEHILPMNSEVLSDAMKRGLISTPPSDMLPTSEGGKSNAWLRQKNAGIYVRPRLFSPYVEEAKILMKFHRKQSNVLRETSLVSSQFAGPAPRQPSWQADGKSVLDEMMVEQTDLVRLRMVRMSNVPDTLYMVNNAVPQCCHVITHQQVSTNQTSPPSVIANEIPVPNLLVVKEMIKRLQELRHTEQVQRAYALNCGEGATVSYEIQIRVLREFGLSDAAAELLQNPHKFFPDERFGDESPLLTVRQSGRCRVNSTPTAETMFTELDSFVAFHPPLPPPPPPYHPPATPIHNQFKVGWKQRVPSQHPSRSFSYPCNHSLFHSRTAPKAAPPVYLPGVKAAPPDCTNTAALGRQTVAAAAAVMAAEKQVCTQPLLNELMPDIAMGVSAMSLKDRRLPELTVDTELSQAVTEVGPGPPQHISCIQNRHMPTSRKKHAIEQKIDARENPQEYPDFYDFSNAACRPSTPAPNRHSPLPSQGIYFGPDLYSHNKASPSGLKSAYLPSQISPKKQEDSRREYLLSHDGHQHRQKNEPIHLDVLEQPPQRLDLALAAQENAGNGPVHVRGRAKVETDLTYGLTSNRPSLSAYNSDVPEERPGRRLADDEPLEHGAQRNADLEREDGVSRGRRSPNKPDFLYKKSAL, from the exons ATGGGTGCTAATGCATCTAACTACCCTCACTCATGTTCCCCAAGGGTAGGGGGAAATTCACAGGCACAACAGACATTCATAG GGACATCATCCTACTCTCATCAAGGTTTTGGCTGTGAATCGAAGCTGTATAGCCTTGACCATGGCCACGAGAAACCTcaagacaagaaaaagaaaacctctggTCTTGCCACCCTCAAAAAGAAATTCATTAAGCGTCGGAAATCGAGCCGATCTGCTGACCACGCCAAGCAGATGCGTGAACTCCTCTCAGGCTGGGATGTCAGAGATGTTAATGCATTAGTAGAAGAATACGAAGGAACGTCGGCCTTAAAGGAACTTTATCTACAAGCTAATTTGGCGAGACCAGAAGCCAGGACGCTACAAAAAGACATGGCTGAACTTTATCAATACAAATATTGTACTGATGTAGACTTAATATTTCAAGAAACTTGTTTTCCTGTGCATCGTGCGATATTGGCGGCAAGGTGTCCATTTTTTAAGACGCTGCTTTCTTCGTCACCAGAGTACGGGGCAGAAATAATAATGGATATTAACACAGCTGGCATAGATATGCCtatgttttctgctttgttacACTACCTTTACACGGGCGAGTTTGGCATGGAGGATTCGAGATTCCAAAACGTTGATATTCTTGTGCAGCTTAGTGAAGAATTTGGAACGCCAAATTCCTTAGATGTTGACATGCGCGCCCTGTTTGATTATATGTGCTACTACGATGTGGTTCTTAGCTTTTCATCCAACTCTGACTTAGTTGAAACTTTTGGTGGGAGTCAGAACTGTCTAGATGAAGAGCTCAGAGCTCACAAAGCTATTATTTCGTCACGGTCTCCCTTTTTCCGTCACTTGCTGCAGAGGAGGATACGAACTGGTGAAGAAATCACAGACCGAACTCTACGGACTCCAACTAGAATTATATTGGATGAGTCTATCATACCAAAAAAATACGCTAAGGTCATTTTGAACTGTATGTATACAGATGTGGTGGACCTCTCTGTTTTGCACTCCAGTCCTTCGGTGGGCAGTTTAAGTGAAGTTCAGGCTCTTGTAGCAGGAAAACTAAACATGACTAGGGCAGAAGAGGCTATGGAGCTTTATCACATAGCACTGTTCTTGGAGTTTAACATGCTTGCACAAG GCTGTGAAGATATTATTGCTGAGAGCATCTCTCTGGACACCTTAATTGCCATTCTGAAGTGGAGCTCTCAGCCGTACGGTTCCAAGTGGGTACATCGCCAAGCGCTGCATTTCCTCTGTGAGGAGTTTACCCAGGTCATGACTTCAGAGGTCTTCTACGAGCTCAGCAAGGACCACCTGCTCACAGCTATTCAGTCTGACTATTTACAG GCAAGTGAACAAGATATTCTTAAATATCTGATTAAATGGGGAGAACACCAGTTGATGAAGAGGATAGCAGATCGAG AGCCTAATTTACTCAGTGGTACTGCTCACAGTGTGAATAAAAGAGGTGTGAAAAGGAGAGATCTTGACATTGAAGAGTTGAGGGAGATCCTGTCTCCACTTTTACCTTTTGTCCGCATTGAGCACATCTTACCCATGAACAGTGAAGTACTGAGTGATGCA ATGAAGAGAGGCCTGATTAGTACTCCTCCTTCAGACATGCTACCAACATCAGAAGGTGGAAAGTCAAATGCCTGGCTGCGGCAAAAAAATGCTGGAATATATGTGCGGCCAAGACTGTTCTCGCCATATGTGGAGGAGGCTAAG ATCTTGATGAAATTCCACCGGAAACAAAGCAACGTTCTGAGGGAAACCTCCCTGGTTTCCAGCCAGTTTGCCGGCCCAGCTCCTCGGCAGCCCTCCTGGCAGGCGGATGGCAAG TCGGTGCTGGACGAGATGATGGTGGAGCAAACGGACCTGGTTCGCCTGCGCATGGTGCGCATGTCCAACGTGCCCGACACGCTGTACATGGTGAACAACGCCGTGCCGCAGTGCTGCCACGTGATCACCCACCAGCAAGTCAGCACGAACCAGACCAGCCCTCCCTCAGTTATAGCCAACGAGATCCCAG TCCCCAATCTCCTGGTTGTGAAAGAGATGATCAAGCGGCTGCAGGAGCTGCGCCACACCGAGCAGGTGCAAAGAGCCTACGCGCTCAACTGTGGGGAGGGCGCCACGGTCAGTTACGAGATCCAGATCCGTGTGCTGCGGGAGTTCGGGCTGTCCGacgctgctgctgagctcctgcag AATCCTCACAAATTCTTTCCTGATGAGCGATTTGGGGATGAAAGCCCACTGCTGACAGTGAGACAGTCCGGACGATGTCGCGTCAACAGCACTCCCACTGCAGAAACCATGTTTACAGAACTGGACTCTTTCGTGGCCTTCCATCCCCCATTGCCCCCTCCTCCACCTCCATACCATCCACCAGCAACTCCTATTCATAACCAGTTCAAAGTGGGCTGGAAACAAAGGGTGCCAAGTCAACATCCCTCGCGTTCCTTTTCCTACCCGTGTAACCACTCGCTGTTCCACTCGCGGACGGCCCCCAAAGCCGCGCCGCCCGTTTACCTGCCCGGCGTGAAGGCGGCGCCTCCCGACTGCACCAACACCGCCGCTCTGGGCCGGCAGacggtggcggcggcggcagcagtgATGGCAGCTGAGAAACAGGTA tgtaCACAGCCCTTGCTGAATGAACTGATGCCAGACATCGCAATGGGTGTGTCAGCAATGTCTCTGAAAGACAGAAGATTACCGGAGCTCACAGTGGACACGGAGCTGAGCCAGGCGGTTACAGAGGTAGGCCCCGGCCCACCCCAGCACATTTCATGTATTCAGAACAGACACATGCCTACTTCTCGGAAAAAACATGCAATAGAGCAAAAAATAGATGCTCGAGAAAATCCGCAGGAATATCCTGACTTCTATGACTTCTCTAATGCTGCATGCAGACCCTCTACTCCAGCACCCAACAGGCACAGTCCTTTGCCTTCACAAGGCATTTATTTTGGCCCAGATTTGTACAGCCACAATAAGGCATCACCAAGTGGCTTAAAGTCAGCCTATCTACCTTCCCAGATATCTCCCAAAAAGCAAGAGGATTCTAGGAGGGAATACCTGCTCTCACATGATGGGCATCAACACAGGCAAAAGAATGAGCCAATACACCTCGATGTCTTAGAACAACCTCCCCAGCGACTGGACTTGGCACTGGCTGCCCAGGAGAACGCTGGGAATGGCCCTGTTCACGTCAGGGGAAGAGCAAAAGTGGAAACGGATTTAACCTATGGGCTAACCTCCAACAGACCTTCACTCTCTGCGTACAACTCTGACGTGCCCGAAGAGAGACCCGGTAGGAGACTGGCAGATGATGAGCCATTGGAACACGGagcacagagaaatgcagatttGGAAAGGGAAGATGGAGtaagcagaggaaggaggtctCCAAACAAACCAGACTTCCTGTACAAAAAATCTGCCCTATGA